From the Hordeum vulgare subsp. vulgare chromosome 1H, MorexV3_pseudomolecules_assembly, whole genome shotgun sequence genome, the window ttaagtaatttatattgtttatttaaaaatagttgacaacttatttccattgatatcttattttcattcttcaaaaaatgaaTGGAAAATGGTAggcagaacctattactacaatgatgaagcagaattaacttgtaaggtGAAACATCTtcttgtcgcatttatcaataattttgagaattacaatacctatcagcaaactccccaacattatggtcaatatgtgccagtagtgcacgtggtgaactacggtaacatgcatggagattgcatggtaagattttctactattacgacatccatgcatattttgcataaattcttgtaaaactaaactacattgctagctacaaagctaatactatgtttttcaacagaaaatcccgcaagattgtgtgcctcatctgatgttaccaagaggtcgcgttgatgttatgatgatacgaccagcacggccaggtcGGCCTATGTAtctgcatcactcctgtccataccggatttctaaaaccgatgaagtcatgacaatcaaagattggaaaaaatgtatggtcaatcgtagagagctactcggaagcaacattgtgcataggccaagaattggagacaagatcatctccattctccataatggagagtcagggtctatcttgttttatgatattctacctaagcagaggagtaggtcctaggtacaatgtgttattatgtgctacgatttgttagagttgatgatgatgatgaggaggagttgtgattatgactagtgaccaacttttgttatatgatgtctcattgacgaaaatgatattaaatagtattggcggtaatgactatgatgattattagctatttccgagatgatgtgatgatgtgctacaatgtgttagagttgacgatgatgatgaggaggagttgtggttatgactagtgaccaacttttgttatatgatgtctcattgactatgatgattacttctacatcactatgtatcgctattttcgagatgatgtcatgatattttatgaaactattgtatagaatatgtataacttacttctacatcacttatatatgtatcactatgatgaattgtattcggagactaatcttttattgtattcgataaatctgttgtttatatgttgtgctgtttatattctgtgttgtaatgtattttgtaacctgtgcaaatatcagaaaagcaaaaaaaataattcctaatattcatagtagtggcgcaccatattgCATTTTAGTGGCCCACATAAATAAATACCTCAGTGGCGCATTATCTAAAAATACGTCATTAGTAACCCACAGCAGTGGCGCACTTGTGGGCCTAGTAATGGCACACCAGGTgatgcgccactgttatgtatattaacagaGACGCACCAtgcatgcgccattactatttattagtagtggcgtgataatagtggcgcaccaatAGTGCGCCATAAGTATCCAAAACATGTGCGCCACTaacagccttttttctagtagtgtgttcTGCGAGGGCTGCGATTCCTCAATATGTGTCCGGCAACCTGGACCAGCATttcgaaaatgagaggcaacgatAACTTCCGCGAACAGTGAGCCCATCTCGCTAACATCAACCAAGCGTAAATCATCATGCTGATGGAGAAACATGATGGCTTCCACCATATCGCTTCGCATGGAGAAGAAGAAACTTGACTGAGAATATGCAAAACCTAAGAACAAGGCCATGGGAATGTATTTGACTCTCTTTTAGACCAGCAATAAATTCGAATAGTAGAGGCACCATGATCAATTAATCCAGCTGTAGCTAGCTTCATAGGCTAAGTAAACGGGAATGCACGTGACTCATTTTGCAACCAACAACTAAGGCCTTCCGTAATGGGAGTATCTTAGCGCGGTATCATAGgcaatttgcttatgtggcaccATAGTTAATGAAGAAAGAGAGTGTAGGTGTATCTTATATAACATACGGCTCTAGCACGAGATCATAGGCAAAAAAAGATGCTAGCCCAATCACAAGCAAGTATTAGCCCCAAAACATTTAATGCAACTTATTTTAGATACAACCTCTAAGAAACAATGCATTAGGATGGTTGTTTCTTAGATCCTAGTCATACCTAGGATAACACGCTAAGATACAATGCATTACGGAAGGCCTAATTGCAGCACGAGAAATCCAACTATAACTTGATAGGTGTCATGGGAATGCATCTGACTCATTTTGTGACCACCAATTAATTGGAACGGTACAATCAGCACGGTTCATCCACCTGTAGCTTGATAGGCGCCATGGGAATGCATCAGACTCAATCCGTGACCACAAATTAGTTGGAATAGTACAATCACCACTGGCCAACAAGCAGTGTGGTCACCCATGCTCCAACTGGATCATGTTGGTGTGTAAAAGAGGAGGACACCGGATCATCAAGCCGCACAAGAATTATGTGCTTCTTTTGTTGGCTGTGATTGATGTGAATACACGATAAAAAACTTGGATTAACCTAGCTAGCTTGTGAATTCGGAAATATTTCTCAACTATAATAACCGCAATGAattgattttttttgtgaagaaGTTCACATATTTCTAGCGTCAATGTTTTTAAATATTTCTATGGTCGCTTTGTCAGAATGGATGGGGTGTAACAATGTGATACTTTTTGTTGCCTCCATATAAATTTGTAAGAAAATCCAAACAATCTATTGAAAAAATGGTCCGGCGCCACAACGCGCGCCATCACGATCTAGTCGGTAGCGGGGTGTCATAGGCTTAGGATTCATTGAACCAACGGACTCTATAAGTCTAAGCTATTAATTAGTGACCTACTCACTCCATGCAATTAATAGCCTATGTGACTAATTGATGCCAACTGTAGCATGCAGATAGTATCATTGTTGGGCGCAAACTCGCTATAAATAGGCGGCCATGCCTGATCATACGATCCATCGCAACACActctcacacacacatacatttcAGAGTTGGACTTGCAGTTGAAGTAGCTCCAGAAAAAGATGGCGGTAAGAAATATGGGTAGTATGTGCATGTAACCTCTTTTTCTTTACCGTAGCTGTTTTATATATACAAACATGGCACGCTTAAATACCAATGAATCAATTAGCTAGAGTTGGATGGATGTATACATGTATAGAGAAATGAAATGCATGTGCAGGATGTTGATTAATGAATTTGTGATGCATTTAGGTTGTGATGAAGGTTGGTGCATGGGGTGCACCAGACGGATCCCCTCAGGATATCAACGCCGAAAGCAGGCCCCAACGCCTAGAGAGCATCACCATCTATAGCGTCGAATCTCCTGGGGTATGCGGCATCAAAGGTTTCTCCTTCAAATACGTGGACCAGCAGGGGAGCAGCGTCAAGAGCGCCATCTGGGGCAGCAACAGCGGGAATCCCAACACCATTGAAATGAGGGAAGGCGAGCAGCTCAAGCTCGTGGGCGGCACCTTCGACAATGAGGGCATCGGATCGCTCACGCTAGAAACGAACACGACCAAGCACAAGACCTACGGGTATCCGGTGCAGGGAGGCGAGTTCAGCTTGCCGCTGCCGCAGGGGAAAGGCGAGTTGGTCGCCTTCTTTGGCCGCTCAGACGTGACCCTCAAGGCGTTGGGCGTCTACGTGAAAGGCTCGCCCGCCAAGGTCGGTAAGTGGGGCGCCAAAAGCGGCGCACCACGGGACATCAGGCCAGATGCCGATCCGTGCAAGCTGGAGAGCTTCACCATCCACAGCAGCGAGCGCATCCATGGCTTCTCCTTCACCTACCTTACCAAGAGTGACCAGGCCATTAGTGTCCCCCTCTGGGGCAAGAAAGCTGGAGAGGAGCATACCGTACGTTAATTAATTTCCTTTCTACTTGTCTACTATACAAGTATACTTAGTTAGTTTTTGCATGCTTGTGATGTGGTGCAGATTTTCATGAACCAAAGCGAGTACGTGAGCAGCATCACCGGCGCTTACGACACCTATGGCATCACCTTCCTCAATTTCGACACCAACCAGGGGGCTTCGCACACGTTCGGGCGCAACCCATCTGCAGGGACTAAGACCTTTAGCGTGCCGCTGCCGGACAACGGTGCACTGGATGATGCGGCCGCGGTCGCCTTCTTCGGCAGCTCCGGGGATAGCCTCGTCGCCATCGGCACCTACGTCGGGGTCGCGCCCGAATGAACCATCCACCTTGCTAGCAGCTCTACTCTATCCCATCGATCCCACACGTACGTACCTGCAGATCCTAGCACGTATGTACGTTCCAATTAAACCCCAGCTGCATGCTATGCTAGCTGGCTATGTGTGTGTTTGTACGTGGTGAATAAGGACGATGGGGTCCCACTTTGCGGGCTGCAGCTCGATCTACCTACTTTCAAGGGTAATGTGTGTGTTTGTGTATGTGCATGTAATAATGTGCGCCCATGGCTTGCAATAAAGTTGTACCACCCGTTTCCTTACACACATGTATCTGCTCCGTTGCTTTTACATCCTAAAGTTTTAGCACGGTATCAACATATCAACATTACACTCCCCCACTCCAAGGACCTAAAACTTCCCCGTAATGTTTATGTTATGCACATGGAAAAGAATGTAGGCGAGGCTCTTTTTAGCAACATCATCAACATCCCTCATAAGAAAATGGATAGTGTTAAGACAGATGAAAAGGACGTACACAATAATAATATTGAACCACAGACTGATAGTGATGCCAAGCCTACACCTAATGTAATTGTTACAAATAATTTGTCACGATAATTTACAAGTAATCTTCCCTGAGCTCCATACACATATGTTTTCAATTGGCTTTTGTAGACTTTACTATATCTGCAATATTATCCCTTGTTATCAATAATAAGAAACGAATTACACCCTCCCATCACACACGGATGTAGCATTCCGTGTGCGTTGTGACATGCACGTCGGTTACACAACAACTTTAAAGCCGTTACCGAATTCTGCAGCCGTGTTCCTTGTATAGAATATCGCACACGATTTTTTTCATGACTAATCGTGTGCGAAATATCGCACACGGTTATTTCAACTTATCCGTCTTCGTAGTTTGACCATATCGTTCACGCCTTCACAATATCATTAACAAGGATCACCTCATGTTCCCGCCATTATATTGttctgtcttcccgcctcctttTTCCGCCGTTCCGCCACCTTCCCGcttcttcttcccgccctttcgCTGCTTTCCCGCCTCTCCACTCTTGCCTATTTGTACGAGTGCCGCCGCCAGAGCCGTGCGCTACGTCGCTACAAGTCCAAAAAGTCGAAGAGATACCAAATTCTGAGTCCATTCCCTCACCGGCGGAGGCGacgcccccacccccccccccccaataagATGGTCCAGCACAGGCCAGCAGGATCCCCAACTGCTTACCACATGCTAATGCCAAGCGCGACTCCTCGGTCATTGCCGTCCCCCCGGCTCGTCATCCAATTCGGTCGAGGACACTGATTCGGCCACATCCGATTCATCGTGGACACTGTGTCTTAGTGATTATGAAGCTGACGATCGGAGGCTTGAGGAGACGTACCATTTGGTTCAGAAGTCT encodes:
- the LOC123403634 gene encoding uncharacterized protein LOC123403634, which encodes MAVVMKVGAWGAPDGSPQDINAESRPQRLESITIYSVESPGVCGIKGFSFKYVDQQGSSVKSAIWGSNSGNPNTIEMREGEQLKLVGGTFDNEGIGSLTLETNTTKHKTYGYPVQGGEFSLPLPQGKGELVAFFGRSDVTLKALGVYVKGSPAKVGKWGAKSGAPRDIRPDADPCKLESFTIHSSERIHGFSFTYLTKSDQAISVPLWGKKAGEEHTIFMNQSEYVSSITGAYDTYGITFLNFDTNQGASHTFGRNPSAGTKTFSVPLPDNGALDDAAAVAFFGSSGDSLVAIGTYVGVAPE